One Paraburkholderia agricolaris genomic region harbors:
- a CDS encoding ImmA/IrrE family metallo-endopeptidase: MEFEPKVRPEVLGARLKAARTMRRLTQEVAANALGIARTTVVAIEAGKRPVSVDELRAMAGLYDASEVDLLDDGAAPAEMQVQFRSSAPQRGADDEALVASTLNRLATSVVQLEALVGMPAPRVDVPFVSLSREEPIEQQAEDAALAVRARLGLGTGPIQDLNALLESELGLRVFERPLPSRISGAMAFSESTGGFVLINLKHPIYRRRVTAAHELAHAVLRSTGLLVHFEDASYEDREERFCDVFGSCLLMPGASVRKKAAELKKLVGRFTVRELLTMTLYFNVSMEALVRRMVALKLLPQGTYERLKTDGLSLKHQAAVRDELGLTPEPPSFTARTMLLAAAAHERELLTEQQIASMLELDILTVRKALDEDYNGGQGEALELVS; encoded by the coding sequence ATGGAGTTTGAACCGAAAGTTCGGCCGGAAGTGCTTGGCGCACGCCTGAAGGCCGCTCGAACGATGCGTCGGCTGACGCAGGAGGTCGCTGCCAATGCGCTAGGCATCGCAAGGACCACTGTTGTTGCAATTGAGGCAGGCAAGCGTCCAGTCAGTGTGGATGAACTGCGTGCTATGGCAGGGTTGTACGACGCCTCCGAAGTTGACCTGCTCGATGACGGGGCGGCGCCAGCGGAAATGCAGGTGCAATTCCGAAGTAGCGCTCCGCAACGCGGGGCCGACGACGAGGCTCTTGTCGCCTCGACGCTGAACAGGCTGGCTACCTCGGTTGTCCAGCTGGAAGCCTTGGTGGGAATGCCTGCGCCAAGAGTCGATGTCCCGTTTGTCTCGCTGTCGCGGGAGGAGCCGATAGAGCAGCAGGCAGAGGATGCTGCTCTTGCGGTGCGGGCGAGGCTCGGTCTTGGGACGGGGCCCATCCAGGACCTGAACGCATTGCTTGAATCCGAGCTCGGCCTTCGCGTATTTGAGAGGCCTCTGCCTTCGCGCATTAGCGGAGCCATGGCGTTCTCGGAGTCGACCGGTGGTTTTGTGCTCATCAATCTTAAACACCCGATTTACCGGCGGCGCGTTACTGCCGCTCACGAACTAGCCCATGCCGTACTGAGGAGTACGGGGCTTCTGGTGCATTTCGAGGATGCCTCGTACGAAGACCGGGAAGAGCGCTTCTGTGATGTCTTTGGTAGCTGCTTGCTCATGCCGGGGGCTTCAGTGCGCAAGAAGGCTGCCGAACTAAAGAAGCTCGTGGGCCGATTCACGGTGCGAGAGTTGCTGACGATGACCCTGTATTTCAATGTGTCAATGGAAGCGCTGGTTCGCCGTATGGTGGCGCTTAAGCTGCTTCCACAAGGTACCTACGAACGACTGAAGACGGACGGACTCAGCCTGAAGCATCAAGCGGCAGTGCGCGATGAACTCGGCCTTACGCCGGAGCCGCCTAGCTTCACTGCACGCACGATGTTGCTGGCTGCTGCTGCCCATGAGCGCGAACTGCTAACCGAGCAGCAAATTGCATCCATGCTGGAACTGGACATATTGACCGTGCGCAAAGCACTAGATGAAGACTACAACGGCGGACAGGGGGAGGCGCTTGAGCTGGTTTCGTGA
- a CDS encoding GIY-YIG nuclease family protein: MRRKQDKGQKTTVQVLRKIMVSRMTLTGLSQDQEEEMMQLSTATGKAQFEYTGSRDAGIELHFGNGQQTFRVRVSPETINALLTEFASRPAPAVVGTHFSDPPLGSIGDWLKAQGNQNVACYLVPALEHLCLGTYDASRRRFSFVKVNDEGRADTSSPQAPSMLSESFDGGSLATEAGKMMSRVAEEVTKLALSPVQRIECSLSDFANAEALRRRLGEWSLPDEGEFVVYRFQTEAPGEFHAAFPESSARTYKLSRKNELTEDGVALYVGSSRNFASRLQQHFGYGFEGTYALHLKRWVPEKLSRTPLVLEYWTILDSEQARPIVLQTVEDYLWDHSRPIFGRRGSK; encoded by the coding sequence ATGCGTCGAAAGCAGGACAAGGGGCAAAAAACGACCGTCCAAGTATTGAGAAAAATCATGGTTTCACGAATGACATTAACAGGCTTGAGTCAGGACCAAGAGGAAGAGATGATGCAACTTAGTACGGCAACCGGCAAAGCACAGTTCGAATACACGGGAAGCAGAGACGCGGGCATCGAACTGCACTTCGGTAATGGGCAGCAGACATTTCGTGTTCGCGTTAGCCCCGAGACTATCAATGCGCTCCTGACAGAATTCGCCTCCAGACCAGCCCCTGCCGTTGTTGGAACCCATTTCTCGGACCCGCCGCTTGGCAGTATCGGTGACTGGCTGAAAGCACAGGGTAACCAGAATGTTGCGTGCTATCTCGTTCCCGCGCTAGAGCATCTGTGCTTGGGAACATATGACGCCAGCCGTCGTCGGTTTTCGTTCGTTAAGGTCAATGACGAAGGCCGGGCGGATACATCGTCCCCCCAAGCGCCTTCGATGTTGTCGGAGAGTTTCGACGGTGGGTCGCTGGCGACAGAGGCTGGGAAAATGATGTCGCGTGTTGCCGAAGAAGTGACAAAGCTTGCCCTGTCTCCAGTCCAGCGAATTGAATGCTCGCTGTCCGATTTTGCGAATGCCGAGGCACTGCGTCGCCGGTTGGGTGAATGGAGCCTCCCTGACGAAGGCGAATTCGTTGTGTACCGATTCCAGACCGAGGCACCAGGAGAATTCCACGCTGCATTCCCCGAGAGCTCGGCTCGCACATACAAGCTTAGCCGGAAGAATGAACTGACGGAGGACGGAGTCGCCCTCTATGTCGGAAGTTCAAGGAACTTTGCAAGCAGGCTTCAGCAACATTTTGGCTATGGATTCGAAGGGACGTATGCGCTTCATCTAAAACGCTGGGTTCCTGAAAAACTGTCTCGCACGCCATTGGTGCTTGAGTACTGGACTATCCTTGACAGTGAACAGGCACGTCCCATTGTGCTTCAAACTGTCGAGGATTATCTATGGGACCACAGCCGACCGATATTTGGTCGACGCGGTTCGAAATAG
- a CDS encoding biotin/lipoyl-containing protein, whose translation MLRKSYKIASQVLSYLREGEERTDSTPVATTNAREEVNAKVLSAINDVSQKLDIVARDIVGKVTQKLEQDQLEKLAAQVRTVKLGLELDNEGILTTSLVHITEQIEYAKNRLAEDKREWLGPWLMAEAVRIAALRAVSGGERAMTVLNRGAMSFRLNILDYTRDLLLKTGRSPWLKIAEFVEGRNEDVLRLVENMSSDAIATQPKAVILDDLGDETVATFTCVRISKGSTVKIGDVLLEYEVDKSITEHLANEPGVVSEIMVKQGEQLKRGAVLLTFQQD comes from the coding sequence ATGCTGCGAAAGAGCTACAAAATTGCTTCACAAGTTCTATCTTATTTGCGTGAAGGTGAGGAGCGAACAGACAGTACACCTGTCGCAACCACCAATGCCCGTGAAGAAGTCAACGCGAAGGTGTTGTCTGCAATCAACGACGTGTCACAAAAGCTCGACATTGTCGCGCGTGACATTGTCGGCAAGGTCACCCAGAAGCTAGAGCAGGACCAGCTTGAGAAACTTGCAGCACAGGTGAGGACGGTCAAGCTTGGCTTGGAGCTCGACAATGAAGGCATATTGACGACGTCGCTGGTTCACATCACAGAACAAATTGAGTATGCAAAGAATCGTCTTGCCGAAGACAAGCGCGAATGGCTCGGTCCATGGTTAATGGCCGAGGCTGTGCGGATTGCCGCGCTTCGGGCAGTGTCTGGTGGCGAGAGGGCAATGACCGTCCTGAACAGGGGGGCAATGTCCTTCCGGCTGAACATACTCGACTACACTCGCGACTTACTATTGAAAACAGGCAGGTCCCCCTGGTTGAAAATCGCTGAGTTTGTCGAAGGAAGGAACGAGGACGTTCTCAGGCTGGTCGAGAATATGTCTAGCGATGCCATCGCAACTCAGCCTAAGGCCGTTATTCTTGATGACCTCGGTGATGAAACGGTGGCTACTTTTACCTGCGTTCGCATTTCAAAAGGCAGCACCGTAAAGATTGGAGATGTACTGCTCGAGTATGAAGTCGACAAGTCTATTACGGAGCACCTGGCGAACGAACCCGGAGTTGTCAGTGAAATCATGGTCAAACAAGGTGAACAGCTCAAAAGAGGCGCTGTACTGCTGACCTTTCAGCAAGACTAG
- a CDS encoding SIR2 family NAD-dependent protein deacylase produces MDNDDAIRHAADWIRDAGGLLITAGAGMGVDSGLPDFRGTEGFWQAYPALRHQGFSFEDIANPAGFASNPRLSWGFYGHRLALYRATVPHAGFGILLKWASTMKRGAFVFTSNVDGQCQKADFDIERIVECHGSIHRLQCVEACTDDAWPADDFTPVVNEASCLLENMMPSCPHCGALARPNILMFGDWKWVGKYTDRQERRLATWLESVKRLVVVEIGAGRALPTVRRFSERHGPRVIRINPREYSIPLTKGLGISGAAFETLQLLDKVLDRSA; encoded by the coding sequence GTGGATAACGACGATGCAATCAGACACGCAGCCGACTGGATTCGCGACGCGGGCGGGTTGCTCATCACTGCGGGAGCCGGCATGGGTGTGGATTCCGGGCTGCCCGACTTTCGGGGAACAGAGGGGTTCTGGCAGGCCTACCCCGCGCTGCGCCATCAGGGGTTTTCGTTCGAGGACATCGCCAACCCTGCTGGCTTTGCCAGCAATCCACGCTTGAGCTGGGGATTTTATGGGCACCGACTTGCGCTCTACCGCGCAACCGTACCCCATGCAGGTTTTGGCATTCTTCTCAAGTGGGCGTCAACGATGAAGCGCGGTGCATTCGTGTTTACAAGTAACGTCGACGGTCAGTGCCAGAAAGCTGACTTTGATATTGAACGTATCGTGGAATGCCATGGCAGCATCCATCGGCTTCAGTGCGTCGAGGCTTGCACCGATGACGCGTGGCCGGCTGACGACTTTACTCCTGTCGTCAACGAGGCGAGTTGCTTGCTCGAAAACATGATGCCCAGTTGCCCGCACTGCGGTGCGCTCGCACGACCGAACATCCTGATGTTCGGAGACTGGAAATGGGTCGGCAAATACACAGACAGGCAAGAGAGGCGGCTTGCAACGTGGCTCGAGTCTGTCAAGCGACTCGTCGTTGTCGAAATAGGGGCTGGCCGGGCGTTACCGACCGTCAGGCGTTTCAGCGAACGCCACGGACCTCGTGTCATTCGTATCAACCCGCGCGAATACTCGATACCGCTAACCAAAGGGTTAGGTATCTCGGGAGCGGCGTTTGAAACGCTTCAACTACTCGATAAGGTGCTTGACCGCAGCGCGTAG
- a CDS encoding helix-turn-helix transcriptional regulator — translation MTTSSLDEAILRILPTDRDLESWMSTSEVLRLLEDRGHRVDYPKQLRRRLSILERDLLVLSTVSGRHRLWQRKSWLHGAGQVASLMSASEAVAFHALRRFVGDKLPAAVTRDIEPLFKAADTRLSQAREDSRLYRAWVNKIDSVEPTYVLSRPAVNPEVFQTVVTATFFERELLVRYRQAYREARADDIKPKRLWPLALVESAGLMYVVAQSPDHPPRPNEGKPDWLRLLYRLDRIVSAVDSGDKFAYPRDFRLQDTIENEQVFDFLPEEPVVLELALEPGEAKRLEERRMSKDQKPEPLPDGRIKVTGTVVPSVKLRWWLRSLGAAVEILAPPALRDEFARDAAELAKRYGTAA, via the coding sequence ATGACAACCTCAAGCCTTGATGAAGCGATTCTTCGCATCCTGCCGACAGACAGGGACCTGGAATCGTGGATGTCCACGTCTGAGGTTCTTCGGTTGCTCGAAGACCGGGGGCACCGCGTCGACTATCCGAAGCAACTTCGACGACGGCTTTCCATACTGGAGCGGGACCTGCTTGTCCTATCGACCGTGTCTGGCCGGCATCGGCTCTGGCAACGCAAATCCTGGCTGCACGGCGCCGGCCAGGTGGCGAGTCTGATGAGCGCTTCCGAGGCTGTCGCGTTTCACGCGCTCAGACGTTTTGTGGGAGACAAGCTACCCGCGGCAGTGACCAGGGACATCGAGCCACTCTTCAAGGCCGCTGACACGCGACTTTCTCAAGCCCGCGAGGACAGTCGACTGTATCGGGCATGGGTCAACAAGATTGACTCGGTCGAGCCCACCTACGTGTTGAGTCGCCCCGCCGTCAATCCCGAGGTCTTTCAGACGGTCGTGACCGCGACATTCTTTGAGCGCGAACTGCTCGTCCGGTATCGCCAGGCTTACAGGGAGGCCAGGGCCGACGACATCAAGCCGAAGCGGCTCTGGCCGCTCGCGCTTGTCGAGTCAGCCGGGCTCATGTATGTGGTTGCCCAGAGTCCGGACCACCCACCAAGACCCAATGAAGGCAAGCCTGACTGGCTTCGGCTTTTGTATCGGCTGGACAGAATCGTTTCGGCAGTCGATTCGGGAGACAAGTTCGCTTACCCGCGCGATTTCCGGCTGCAGGACACGATTGAGAATGAACAGGTTTTCGACTTTCTGCCAGAAGAGCCTGTCGTACTGGAGCTTGCGCTGGAACCGGGTGAGGCAAAGCGACTGGAGGAGCGACGCATGTCGAAAGACCAAAAACCTGAGCCGCTTCCTGATGGTCGCATAAAGGTGACCGGGACGGTGGTTCCTAGCGTGAAGCTGCGATGGTGGCTTCGCTCGCTCGGCGCTGCAGTGGAAATTCTGGCACCACCCGCGCTTCGGGACGAATTCGCGCGCGACGCGGCCGAGTTAGCGAAGCGCTACGGCACGGCAGCTTAA
- a CDS encoding type II toxin-antitoxin system HipA family toxin, whose product MSVAARPRYLEVQLYDQICGYLCELGGNCRFVPSESFKAAGGGPTLTLSMAIPGVPAIAAEIFSNAFHPALYNTGGKLPPFFAGLLPESELRKRLEATRHNPEDRDDFGVLAAAGKDLQGAVVIQPPEDPHSIPEYARTFGATDGADNVEVSMTEGATEGVASISGVENKLALSTVHKGKRYTMPGHRKLSDLIAKLPARNDDSQVFNEFVAMQLAKAAGVNVATCEPMPLSAIDIEGLQATVGTATSFLAVERYDRRDNQRIHVEDGCQVLGLMPIAKHGKAEQYRVFLMLLTELSPRGVKDVRELFVRHAVNTLIGNSDAHLKNHSVLYAEKMFPELAPAYDIVCVAALPGFSTYGTNVTIDRAQRTQTLGDYRLMARAAGVAERIATAAVKSAVSAAKDTWPKMLDELPTPRGMKDIILERLQNLPLASD is encoded by the coding sequence GTGAGTGTCGCTGCTCGTCCTCGCTACCTAGAAGTCCAGCTGTACGACCAAATCTGCGGCTATCTGTGCGAGCTCGGCGGAAACTGCCGGTTCGTGCCCTCGGAATCATTTAAGGCAGCTGGCGGTGGGCCGACTCTCACGCTCTCGATGGCCATTCCCGGTGTTCCGGCCATTGCGGCCGAGATTTTCTCAAACGCATTCCACCCAGCCCTCTACAACACCGGCGGAAAGTTGCCTCCGTTCTTTGCCGGTCTTCTTCCGGAAAGCGAACTTCGGAAGCGTCTCGAGGCGACCCGGCACAACCCTGAGGACCGGGACGACTTTGGCGTGCTGGCCGCGGCTGGTAAAGATTTGCAGGGCGCGGTGGTCATTCAACCGCCGGAGGACCCGCATAGCATTCCGGAGTACGCGCGCACCTTTGGCGCGACGGATGGCGCCGACAATGTCGAAGTGAGCATGACCGAAGGTGCTACGGAGGGGGTGGCCTCGATTTCCGGTGTGGAGAACAAGCTCGCGCTGTCGACCGTACACAAGGGCAAGCGGTACACCATGCCGGGACATAGGAAGCTTTCTGACCTGATTGCTAAGCTTCCTGCGCGCAACGACGACTCGCAGGTGTTCAACGAATTCGTTGCCATGCAACTCGCCAAGGCGGCGGGTGTCAACGTCGCCACTTGCGAGCCCATGCCTTTGTCAGCCATCGATATCGAGGGGCTTCAGGCGACGGTGGGCACCGCTACCTCATTTCTTGCGGTCGAACGCTATGACCGGCGCGACAACCAACGCATTCACGTCGAAGACGGGTGTCAGGTGCTTGGACTCATGCCCATCGCCAAACACGGGAAGGCGGAGCAATACCGAGTCTTCTTGATGTTGCTCACAGAGTTGAGCCCGCGTGGTGTAAAGGACGTTCGAGAGCTTTTCGTGCGTCACGCGGTGAACACACTAATTGGCAACAGCGATGCCCATCTAAAAAACCACTCGGTGCTCTACGCCGAGAAAATGTTCCCTGAACTCGCGCCGGCCTACGATATTGTTTGCGTAGCGGCGCTACCAGGTTTCTCAACATACGGCACCAACGTGACGATTGACCGGGCTCAACGGACCCAAACACTCGGAGACTACAGATTGATGGCGCGCGCAGCGGGTGTGGCCGAGCGCATAGCGACCGCTGCAGTCAAGTCGGCAGTTTCTGCGGCAAAAGACACTTGGCCCAAGATGCTTGACGAACTGCCTACGCCGCGGGGCATGAAAGACATCATCCTTGAAAGGCTCCAGAACCTGCCATTGGCAAGCGATTGA